CACGATAGGCTTGGGATTGTCCCGGCTCACTTCGCGCATCTGTTCCAGGGTGTCGCGGCCGGGGGCTTCCATATCGATGATCACCATGTCCGGCTTATGTTCGCCGACCGCGAGCGCAAGGTTCTGCTCGTTTCTCAAGCGTGCCGCAACGCGGTAGCCGGCTTCGGCCAGCGCCTGCTGCAGGACGGCGCTGCGGTCGTCGTCCTCGTCGACCAGCATGATGCGCAGGCTCACGGCGAGTTCCCCGCGCGTGCGAGATCGTCAGGCTTCACCCGCATGCGGTGGAGTTCGAAGCCGGCGAGATAGGCGATGGGATCGGCCGGGTCGAAGGCGGTCCCGTCGAAAAACAGGTCCGGCCCCAAGGCCACGGGTATGCATCCGGTATCCAGCGTCCAGGGCCGGGCATGGACGCCCTCGCACTTGTAGTCTGCGGACGGGCAGGGCAGGCCCAAGGCTGCCGCGGCGTCCCGGTAGAGGTCGGGACGGTACACCTGTTCCGCGACCGCATGCAGGTCGACGGGTTCGGCGATCTGCCCCCAGCGCAGCATCTGGGTCAGGAACCACAGGGCGTGGGAGCGCCAGGGGAAGGTGGCGGCATAGCGGTGGAATACGTTGAAGTCGGGCAAGGACACGGCCGCTTCGTCTGCCGCATATTGAAACGAACCCGTCATGGACATTTGGAGGATGTCCGCCGGAACGCCGACATAGTCGGGACTCGCGAGGAGCGCGGCGGCTTCCATGCGGTTCCCGGGCAGGTCGAGCCATTGCGCGGCTTCCAGCAAGGCCATCAGGAGGGCCCGCAGGGTATTGGGATGGCGTTCGGCCCAGTCCTGGTTGACGCCCAGTACCTTCTCGGGACTGTTATTCCAGATTTCGTAATCGGTGATCAGGACCCGGCCTATACCGTGAGCCACCGCATAGGCATTCCAGGGTTCTCCCGCGCAGTAGCCGGAAATCTCGCCCGCCGCCAGGCAGCGGGGCATCTGCGGCGGCGGAATGACCGTCATGCCGACATTGCGGTCCGGGTCCACGCCGGCGGCCGCCAGCCAGTAGCGCAGCAGGTAGTTGTGCGAGGAAAAGGGGAATACCGTAGCGAACCGTACAGCTTCGCCGCCGGAGTCCAGTTCCAGCAACCGCCGAAGGCTGCGGGCCGAGACCGGCCGCTGTGACGGTTCTTCACCGGCCACGGCCGTAAGCCGCCGGTACAGGGCATTGGATACCGTCACGGCATTGCCGTTAAGATCGAGCGACATCGGCGCGATGGTGGCCTTGCGTACGCCGCCCAGGCCGAGGGTGGTGGCGATCGGCATGGGCGCCAGCATGTGGGCACCGTCCAGCATGCCGGCCGCAACCTTGTCGCGGATGGCTGCCCAGGACGGCTGGCGCGACAGCGCGACGTCCAAACCGTGTCGGCGGAAGTAGCCCTTTTCCAGGGCGATGACGAAAGGGGCACAGTCCGTGAGCGGAATGAAGCCCAGTGTCAGCCGGGGTTTCTCGATGCCATTGCCGGCGGCGGTTTCTTGAGAGTCGTCCATACGATTCGATCGAAGCGATATCCGCGGATATCCTGCCCGTCAGCGCCGTGCTTCCGCAAGGAGGGTACGGATTTCCGGCACGCAGGAGCCGCAGTTGGTGCCGGCTTTCAGGCGGGTTCCGACCTGTTCCTCAGTAGTCATGCCTTCTGCATCGATGGCGCGACGGAGCGTTTTTTCGCCGACGGAGAAACAGGCGCAGACGATTCTGCCCCGATCGTCTTCGGCGGAAAGCGGCCGTCCCGCCAGCAGGCCGGCGCGCGCCGCATCGGACAGAATATCTTGGCCGAACAGGCCGGCTAGCCAGTCGCGGGGCGGCAGCTCGTGGCCGGAGCTGACGAACAGGGCGAACTCGATCCGGCCCTGGACGATCCAGGCGCAACGGTAGCGGCCGGCGCGCGGGTCGGCGAATTCCAGCCAGTCGTCCCGGCAATCGCCTTCCAGGCCAAGCTGTCCTCTCGCCCATTGGCGCCAGTCCTCCGGGACCGTCTCGCCGGCCAGCTCGTGGCGCCAGCAGTTCCGGCAGGGAACCACGACCCGGTAGCTGGCATCGGGAAATTCGAGCCGCCGCGGGGCGATGGCGAATCCGTACCATGTTGGCCTGTAGGGCGCAACCCGCACCGGCGTGTGTTTGAATTCCGGTTCGCCGGACACCGGGTCGACCGCCGGATTGACCAGGGCGTTCGCCAAGCCCTGCCGGCTGTTGCCCTCGCTCCAGTGCATGGGGACGAACACCGTGCCCGGCCGCTGGCCGGCGCTGAACCGGACCCTGGCCAGGGCGCTGCCGTAGCGGCTTTCGAGCCGGGCCAGGGCACCGTCGGCGAATTCCAGGCGTTCGCCGTCGGCGGGGTGGATCTCGGCGTAGGGCTCGGGAATGTGCCCGGTGAGGCGCGGGGTCTTGCCGGTCCGGGTCATGGTGTGCCATTGGTCGCGAATGCGGCCGGTGTTGAGGATCAGGGGATATTCGGCGTCGGGCGCGTTGACCGGGAGGCGGGGCCGGACGGCGACGAATTTCAGCTTGCCGCTCCCGCCGTCGAAGGCGAGCCGTGGCGTGCCTTGCGGATTCCCGGCGTCGACCGGCCACTGGGTCGGCGCCAAATCGTCGTAAGCGGTCCGAAGCCCGGACAGGTCGAAGCGGCGTTTTTCGGCGCCGGCGATACTCGAGAGTTCGGCATGTTCGGCGAAGATTTCCGCCGGGCTCCGGTAGCCGAACCCCGCTTCGAAGCCCATGCGTCTGGCCACTTCGGCGATGATCCACCAGTCCGGCCGGGCCTCGCCGGGCGTATCGAGAAAGGCGCGCTGGCGCGAGATGCGCCG
This portion of the Methylococcus mesophilus genome encodes:
- a CDS encoding CmpA/NrtA family ABC transporter substrate-binding protein, with product MDDSQETAAGNGIEKPRLTLGFIPLTDCAPFVIALEKGYFRRHGLDVALSRQPSWAAIRDKVAAGMLDGAHMLAPMPIATTLGLGGVRKATIAPMSLDLNGNAVTVSNALYRRLTAVAGEEPSQRPVSARSLRRLLELDSGGEAVRFATVFPFSSHNYLLRYWLAAAGVDPDRNVGMTVIPPPQMPRCLAAGEISGYCAGEPWNAYAVAHGIGRVLITDYEIWNNSPEKVLGVNQDWAERHPNTLRALLMALLEAAQWLDLPGNRMEAAALLASPDYVGVPADILQMSMTGSFQYAADEAAVSLPDFNVFHRYAATFPWRSHALWFLTQMLRWGQIAEPVDLHAVAEQVYRPDLYRDAAAALGLPCPSADYKCEGVHARPWTLDTGCIPVALGPDLFFDGTAFDPADPIAYLAGFELHRMRVKPDDLARAGNSP